One Panicum virgatum strain AP13 chromosome 3N, P.virgatum_v5, whole genome shotgun sequence DNA segment encodes these proteins:
- the LOC120665346 gene encoding dof zinc finger protein DOF1.8-like produces the protein MKLSSPASRLAESSEILLLPPHRQQRRGGIVVARMLPSHCDDGSGALPYAAAGRRAAALLDHRRYRPNVEVAPSCPRCDSPNTKFCYYNNYSLSQPRYFCKGCRRYWTKGGSLRNVPVGGGCRKSRRGKPVRAGPVAGAVAPGSAGAAAAAFAHRSSFHGTLRPDLLLEGMVGSPAGGLCQPMDAADKPAAVQGSPIDLALLYAKFLNHQPAAVEQCAAILPESLDTLSGSSSDTNPNVPPPDHHPFRRAQDEFGELSAPASADPRAAAQQCPDARTEVLGELSFSVEQSCFDSLGLPTDDGDLILPSTWHPEAKYEPFDPLPEDAMSLQGGSSGGDDVWSSALACQGLEAALCRP, from the coding sequence ATGAAGCTCTCCTCACCGGCATCGCGCCTCGCCGAGAGCTCCGagatcctcctcctcccgccgcaccgccagcagcgccgcggcggcatCGTCGTGGCGCGGATGTTGCCCTCCCACTgcgacgacggcagcggcgcgctgccctacgcggcggcggggcggcgggcggcggcgctgctcgaccACCGGCGGTACCGGCCCAACGTCGAGGTGGCGCCCAGCTGCCCGCGCTGCGACTCGCCCAACACCAAGTTCTGCTACTACAACAACTACAGCCTCAGCCAGCCGCGCTACTTCTGCAAGGGCTGCCGACGCTACTGGACCAAGGGCGGCTCCCTCCGCAACGTGCCCGTCGGCGGCGGGTGCCGGAAGAGCCGCCGCGGCAAGCCGGTGCGCGCCGGGCCCGTCGCCGGCGCGGTCGCGCCCGGTAGCGctggtgccgcggcggcggcgttcgcgCACCGGTCGTCTTTCCACGGCACGCTGCGGCCGGATCTGCTCCTGGAAGGCATGGTCGgcagcccggccggcggcctctGCCAGCCTATGGACGCCGCCGACAAGCCGGCCGCGGTCCAGGGGTCCCCGATCGACTTGGCGTTGCTGTACGCCAAGTTCTTGAACCATCAGCCGGCGGCGGTCGAGCAGTGCGCCGCCATCCTGCCGGAATCGCTCGACACCTTGAGTGGCTCATCGAGTGACACGAACCCCAACGTCCCGCCGCCGGATCACCATCCCTTCCGGCGAGCGCAAGACGAGTTCGGCGAGCTttccgcgccggcgagcgcggatCCCAGAGCAGCCGCGCAGCAGTGCCCCGACGCGCGCACGGAGGTGCTTGGGGAGCTCAGCTTCAGCGTGGAGCAGAGCTGCTTCGACTCGCTCGGGTTGCCGACGGACGACGGCGATCTGATCCTGCCGTCGACGTGGCACCCGGAGGCCAAGTACGAGCCGTTCGATCCGCTGCCCGAGGACGCCATGAGCCTCCAAGGCGGCAGCTCCGGCGGGGATGATGTGTGGAGCAGTGCGTTGGCCTGCCAAGGACTGGAAGCAGCTCTCTGCAGGCCGTAA
- the LOC120667694 gene encoding ankyrin repeat-containing protein At5g02620-like yields the protein MHEAIRNGHEAVLEKLVSADGGLAAVVDGKGFSPLYLAAALGRADMVAVLIGGSPPEDGVKSPAYYVGPHGQTALHAAVLVSEEMTKSLWCWEPTLAKKKVDNSGNTALHHAASAGKIGAVKLLLLKDSSLAYIPDVDGLFPVHTAAKMGKIDVIELLMETCPNSDELLDNRGRNALRCAIEHRKEKVVQRMCRNPRFRRMVNARDGAGNTPLHLAVKHGRDRMAMLLTQDVRVNLSVMNNDGATPLDVAINELDHRYTYPMNPEVLIVQCLAWCGAHRSLCYPDTSLKSRVGVGHGVRYRYIPDTCLRYVSKKYKRFKYLK from the exons ATGCACGAGGCCATCCGGAACGGCCATGAGGCCGTCCTGGAGAAGCTCGTGTCCGCCGACGGTGGGCTGGCCGCGGTGGTGGATGGCAAGGGCTTCTCCCCGCTGTACCTGGCCGCCGCGCTAGGCCGCGCTGACATGGTTGCCGTCCTGATCGGAGGCTCGCCTCCTGAGGATGGGGTGAAATCTCCGGCGTACTACGTCGGGCCCCATGGACAGACCGCCCTGCACGCGGCGGTCCTTGTCAGTGAAG AAATGACCAAGTCACTGTGGTGCTGGGAGCCGACGctggcgaagaagaaggtggaCAACTCCGGGAACACCGCCCTCCACCATGCGGCCTCAGCTGGAAAGATCGGAGCAGTGAAGCTGCTCCTACTCAAGGACTCCTCGCTGGCGTACATCCCCGACGTGGACGGGCTCTTCCCCGTGCACACCGCCGCGAAGATGGGCAAGATCGACGTCATCGAGCTGCTCATGGAGACGTGCCCCAACAGCGACGAGCTGCTGGACAACCGGGGGCGGAACGCCCTGCGCTGCGCCATCGAGCACAGGAAGGAGAAGGTGGTGCAGCGCATGTGCCGGAACCCGAGGTTCAGGCGGATGGTGAACGCCAGGGACGGCGCCGGGAACACGCCGCTGCACCTGGCGGTGAAGCACGGGCGCGACAGGATGGCCATGCTGCTGACGCAGGACGTGAGGGTGAACCTGAGCGTCATGAACAACGACGGCGCGACGCCGCTGGACGTGGCCATCAACGAGCTCGACCACCGGTACACGTACCCGATGAACCCGGAGGTCCTGATCGTGCAGTGCCTGGCGTGGTGCGGCGCCCACCGCAGCCTCTGTTACCCCGACACTTCACTGAAGTCACGTGTCGGTGTCGGACACGGTGTCCGATACCGATACATCCCCGATACGTGTCTCCGATATGTATCGAAGAAGTATAAGAGATTtaaatatttaaaataa